The Pelagibacterium halotolerans B2 genome has a segment encoding these proteins:
- a CDS encoding bifunctional riboflavin kinase/FAD synthetase, translating to MTAGKNFARLDGLSAVPPALRGGVVAIGNFDGCHRGHQQVFAAARAMAEKKGVPALVLTFEPHPRDVFAPQPFLYRLTYADQKAGLVEALGFDAVAFMEFSRDLASVEASDFVARYLLDALEVSGVVVGADFHFGKGRAGTPDFLLAQGEEHGFSVEVCAMLDDGTEPVSSSRVRDALAGGDVETANALLGYHHFFSGTIIEGDKRGRELGYPTANMAVPDTFGLAQGVYAVKIGLDGEVFDGVAAYGKPMFNNTRPPFETFIFDFDRTIYGKSLDISLLGFIRGQMTFDGLTALIEQMDKDTATARIITAQARPLSELDAALGFVDGSFG from the coding sequence ATGACCGCAGGCAAAAATTTCGCCCGACTCGATGGCCTTTCGGCTGTTCCACCTGCCCTCAGGGGCGGCGTGGTCGCCATCGGCAATTTCGATGGTTGCCATCGCGGGCATCAGCAGGTCTTTGCCGCCGCCCGCGCCATGGCGGAAAAAAAGGGCGTTCCGGCGCTGGTCCTGACCTTCGAGCCGCACCCGCGTGACGTGTTCGCGCCGCAGCCCTTTCTGTATCGCCTGACCTATGCCGATCAGAAAGCCGGTCTTGTCGAGGCGCTGGGCTTTGATGCCGTAGCCTTCATGGAGTTTTCCCGCGATCTGGCCTCTGTCGAAGCGAGCGATTTCGTCGCGCGCTATCTGCTCGACGCGCTCGAGGTTTCCGGCGTTGTCGTCGGCGCCGATTTCCATTTTGGCAAGGGCAGGGCCGGCACGCCCGATTTCCTTTTGGCGCAGGGCGAAGAGCACGGCTTCTCGGTTGAAGTCTGTGCCATGCTCGATGATGGCACCGAGCCGGTATCGTCATCGCGCGTCCGCGATGCCCTTGCCGGCGGCGATGTCGAAACCGCCAACGCCCTTCTTGGCTATCACCACTTCTTTTCCGGCACGATCATCGAAGGCGACAAGCGCGGCCGCGAGCTTGGCTATCCAACCGCCAATATGGCCGTGCCCGACACATTCGGGCTTGCCCAGGGCGTCTACGCCGTCAAGATCGGGCTCGATGGCGAAGTGTTCGATGGTGTCGCCGCCTATGGCAAGCCGATGTTTAACAACACCCGGCCGCCCTTCGAGACCTTCATTTTCGATTTCGACCGCACCATCTATGGCAAGAGCCTCGACATTTCCCTTCTCGGTTTCATCCGCGGGCAGATGACATTCGATGGTCTCACCGCGCTCATAGAACAGATGGACAAGGACACGGCGACAGCGCGAATTATCACCGCCCAGGCCCGCCCGCTCTCCGAGCTGGACGCCGCCCTGGGCTTTGTCGATGGGTCTTTCGGCTAA
- a CDS encoding class I SAM-dependent methyltransferase, which translates to MPPYWAWCWPGGLVLARHIMANPEIVADKTVLDLGTGSGLLAIAAALSGADGVLACDTDANAVAAVELNAALNSVAVRTQHADLLDGPAPEAEIVLVGDLFYESALAARVVPFLDRCLDAGRQIYVGDIGRKHLPRDGMEPLASYPLVDFGEPATAEPRPAWAWRFISQTA; encoded by the coding sequence GTGCCACCCTATTGGGCCTGGTGCTGGCCCGGTGGGCTGGTTCTGGCCCGCCACATCATGGCCAATCCCGAAATTGTCGCGGACAAAACGGTTCTTGATCTGGGTACCGGTTCGGGCCTTCTCGCCATCGCGGCAGCACTCAGCGGGGCCGATGGGGTCCTGGCCTGTGATACCGATGCAAACGCCGTCGCCGCCGTAGAGCTTAACGCCGCCCTCAATTCGGTAGCTGTCCGGACCCAACACGCCGACCTTCTCGATGGCCCCGCACCGGAGGCGGAAATCGTGCTCGTCGGGGATCTGTTTTACGAAAGCGCGCTGGCCGCGCGTGTCGTGCCTTTCCTTGATCGCTGTCTGGATGCGGGGCGGCAGATCTACGTCGGAGACATCGGGCGCAAACACCTCCCGCGCGATGGCATGGAACCGCTCGCTTCCTATCCCCTCGTCGATTTTGGCGAACCCGCGACGGCAGAACCGCGCCCCGCCTGGGCCTGGCGCTTTATCAGCCAGACGGCCTGA
- a CDS encoding DUF1905 domain-containing protein — MLELNFEAELVEWRGPAPFFFAPIPSDCTGDIRAAAKLASYGWGVIPVTATIDGVAFTTSLFPKDGNYLLPLKVAVRKRHGITVGDRLSIGMSIVPLAV; from the coding sequence ATGCTGGAGCTGAATTTTGAGGCAGAGCTCGTTGAGTGGCGCGGCCCGGCCCCGTTCTTCTTTGCGCCCATCCCCTCCGATTGCACCGGCGACATCCGCGCCGCCGCAAAACTGGCGAGCTACGGTTGGGGCGTCATTCCGGTGACTGCGACCATCGATGGGGTGGCGTTCACCACCTCGCTTTTCCCCAAGGACGGCAATTATCTCCTGCCGCTCAAGGTTGCGGTGCGCAAAAGACACGGCATTACCGTGGGCGACAGGCTCTCCATCGGCATGTCCATAGTGCCGCTCGCGGTGTAG
- a CDS encoding sigma-54-dependent transcriptional regulator produces MRDGTPSDADVNLLLIERSPERARATMSAIFDQWGQGITLVHCSSGQQALRSLKTKRFDVILAETESLEGLSGDEEAAFGALANASDGALIIALSDGGSVSLAVAAMRAGAHDYLALPVSGPVLASRLGELGQRHGKARAMVCDTLAEQRPDFEGFVGTTPQMQAIYDQILRIAPSAAPVFITGESGTGKEVTAEALHKRSPRAKRRFIAINAGAIPRELMESEVFGAVKGSYTGAHEDRMGAIEMADGGTLFLDEIGEMDLALQSKLLRFLQTGTITRVGESVSRPVDVRVICATNRNPMQLVSEKKFREDLFYRLHVLPIHLPPLRQRPGDIMPLAQSFLASFAKEEGKGFTGFAPDVADLFVAREWPGNVRQLQNLVRRVVVMFDGGMVTAQMALAADIESRDAYEVSVLSNGSMPDILPMWQQEQKIIEDALGAFGGNIARAAAALEISPSTIYRKRLGWERAGAA; encoded by the coding sequence ATGCGTGATGGAACCCCGTCGGACGCAGATGTGAATCTGTTGCTGATCGAACGTTCGCCCGAGAGGGCGCGTGCGACCATGTCCGCCATTTTCGACCAATGGGGTCAGGGTATCACGCTTGTGCACTGCTCGAGCGGCCAGCAGGCGCTGCGCAGTCTCAAGACAAAGCGCTTCGACGTCATTCTGGCGGAGACCGAAAGCCTCGAGGGCCTTTCGGGCGATGAGGAAGCGGCGTTCGGCGCGCTGGCAAATGCGTCCGATGGCGCGCTGATCATCGCGCTTTCCGATGGTGGATCGGTTTCGCTGGCGGTTGCCGCCATGCGGGCCGGAGCCCATGATTATCTGGCATTGCCGGTTTCGGGCCCGGTTCTGGCCTCGCGGCTTGGTGAATTGGGCCAGCGCCACGGCAAGGCGCGTGCCATGGTGTGCGACACGCTGGCCGAACAGCGTCCGGACTTCGAGGGGTTCGTGGGGACGACGCCGCAGATGCAGGCGATCTACGACCAGATCCTGCGGATTGCGCCATCGGCGGCGCCGGTGTTCATCACCGGCGAAAGCGGAACGGGCAAGGAAGTGACCGCCGAAGCGCTGCACAAGCGCAGCCCGCGCGCCAAAAGGCGGTTCATTGCCATCAATGCCGGCGCGATTCCGCGCGAATTGATGGAGTCCGAGGTGTTCGGTGCGGTCAAGGGTTCTTATACCGGTGCGCATGAGGACCGCATGGGCGCCATCGAAATGGCCGATGGCGGCACGCTGTTTCTCGATGAAATAGGCGAAATGGACCTCGCGCTGCAATCGAAGCTTCTGCGGTTCCTGCAGACGGGCACGATAACGCGGGTCGGGGAATCGGTGTCTCGACCCGTCGATGTGCGGGTGATCTGCGCGACCAACCGCAATCCGATGCAATTGGTGAGCGAAAAGAAGTTCCGGGAAGACCTGTTCTATCGTCTGCACGTCCTGCCGATTCACCTGCCGCCCCTGCGGCAGAGGCCGGGCGATATCATGCCGCTGGCCCAGAGCTTTCTTGCGAGCTTCGCCAAGGAAGAAGGCAAGGGATTTACAGGCTTTGCGCCCGATGTCGCCGATCTGTTCGTGGCGCGCGAATGGCCGGGCAATGTGCGCCAGCTCCAGAACCTCGTGCGCCGCGTCGTCGTCATGTTCGATGGGGGCATGGTCACCGCTCAGATGGCGCTGGCCGCCGATATCGAATCCCGGGATGCCTATGAGGTCTCCGTGCTCTCGAACGGGTCGATGCCCGATATCCTGCCCATGTGGCAGCAGGAGCAAAAGATCATCGAAGATGCACTGGGAGCGTTTGGCGGCAATATCGCCCGCGCCGCCGCAGCGCTCGAGATCAGCCCCTCGACGATCTATCGCAAGCGGCTGGGCTGGGAGCGGGCCGGAGCGGCGTAG
- a CDS encoding TIGR01459 family HAD-type hydrolase, which produces MPALTGPTPGLSSLAAQYGAILSDVWGVLHNGVTPHWGAVEALSRFRAGGGRVVLITNAPRPGASIIAQLDAMNIPRDAYDALVSSGDATRTLLENWRGRTVARVGPAVDDILFEGLDLTFGSDEEATAVAVTDLDTDDDTPADYADRMAIWKARNLPLICANPDKVVEEGDRIVYCGGALADAYEDIGGRVMMAGKPYNPIYEQTKALADEAAGQRFEKNQILAIGDSVRTDAMGAAQFGIDLLFITGSIHAAELDAFNDPPARRVSDFVSVSRANMVGFMPRLVW; this is translated from the coding sequence ATGCCCGCTCTCACCGGTCCCACTCCCGGTCTTTCCAGCCTCGCCGCGCAATACGGGGCCATTCTCTCTGACGTCTGGGGCGTGCTGCACAATGGCGTCACTCCGCACTGGGGCGCCGTCGAAGCGTTGAGTCGGTTCCGCGCCGGCGGTGGCCGCGTCGTGCTCATCACCAACGCCCCCCGGCCCGGCGCCTCCATTATCGCCCAGCTCGACGCCATGAATATCCCGCGCGATGCTTACGACGCGCTCGTCTCTTCTGGCGATGCCACGCGCACCCTGCTGGAGAACTGGCGCGGCCGCACCGTCGCCCGGGTCGGCCCCGCTGTCGATGATATCTTGTTCGAAGGCCTCGATCTCACCTTCGGCTCAGACGAGGAGGCGACCGCCGTCGCGGTTACCGATCTCGATACCGATGACGACACCCCCGCCGATTACGCCGACCGCATGGCCATCTGGAAGGCCCGCAATCTGCCGCTCATCTGCGCCAACCCCGACAAGGTCGTCGAGGAGGGGGATCGTATCGTCTATTGCGGCGGTGCGCTGGCCGATGCCTATGAGGACATCGGCGGAAGGGTGATGATGGCCGGCAAGCCTTACAATCCCATCTATGAGCAGACCAAGGCCCTGGCCGATGAAGCTGCGGGTCAGCGCTTCGAGAAAAACCAGATTCTCGCCATCGGCGATTCCGTGCGCACCGATGCGATGGGGGCCGCCCAGTTCGGTATCGACCTTTTGTTCATCACCGGCTCGATCCACGCCGCCGAACTCGATGCGTTCAACGATCCACCGGCCCGCCGGGTATCCGATTTCGTCTCGGTCTCCCGCGCCAACATGGTCGGGTTCATGCCCCGGCTGGTCTGGTAG
- a CDS encoding co-chaperone GroES, whose protein sequence is MSFRPLHDRVVVRRVDSEEKTAGGIIIPDTAKEKPSEGVIVSVGAGARDDSGNIVALDVKAGDRVLFGKWSGTEVKIGGEDLLIMKESDIMGVIEG, encoded by the coding sequence ATGAGCTTCCGTCCCCTGCATGACCGCGTTGTGGTCCGGCGCGTCGACAGCGAGGAAAAGACCGCTGGCGGCATCATCATTCCCGACACCGCCAAGGAAAAGCCCTCCGAAGGCGTCATCGTTTCCGTGGGCGCCGGCGCCCGTGACGACAGCGGCAACATCGTTGCCCTCGACGTCAAGGCCGGCGACCGCGTGCTGTTCGGCAAGTGGAGCGGCACCGAAGTCAAGATTGGCGGCGAAGACCTGCTGATCATGAAAGAGTCCGACATCATGGGCGTGATCGAAGGCTAA
- a CDS encoding glycosyltransferase family 39 protein encodes MSADSPRIGPFSPAQATLILIGATFILRLIGGFLVGWGTGEAYYLASARQFHLSYFDQPPLSLWTIWATLQLTGSDNLLIVRLPFIVMFAVSTWLVFDIVRSIHSPIAGFYAALIVNACVLFSLSIGSWTQPDAPMVLFWLATTRVLIEIFFGRGAQRPFLYWSLAGLFLGLTFLSKYHAAFLVAGTGLFILANSTQRRWLTHRAPWLALVIALAIFSPVLIWNAHNDWVSFGFQGGRAVEANAGLRWDGLIRMIWGQLLYMVPWLAIPALYVGGRALAAGPRGQFPSGAEPGAAALFAYIGWPIVIFFTLVALWSDTQFHFHWQAPGYLMLFMLMGAWAADRDGRAIRTWLFGSAIATFVILSLLVSHAATGWARAVFPGDWEDPTALQLPWTELGEALDERGAFGQGELFIAGTNWIDCGYIDTQISGRLPLACFGNDPRNLEFNFDRQDHVGWNAYIVAQTPNADRVPDAYSDDFDSIEHLGTVSIARNDVTELGNIQVYYAQGYNPL; translated from the coding sequence ATGTCCGCTGATTCCCCGCGTATCGGCCCCTTTTCTCCCGCTCAGGCCACGCTGATCCTTATCGGCGCCACCTTCATCCTGCGGCTGATCGGCGGGTTTCTTGTCGGCTGGGGTACGGGAGAGGCCTACTACCTTGCCTCGGCCCGCCAGTTTCACCTGAGCTATTTCGATCAGCCGCCCCTTTCGCTCTGGACGATCTGGGCGACCCTGCAATTGACCGGATCGGACAACCTTCTCATCGTCCGGCTTCCCTTCATTGTGATGTTCGCCGTCTCGACCTGGCTGGTTTTCGACATCGTCAGATCCATCCATTCCCCCATCGCTGGCTTTTACGCGGCGCTGATCGTCAATGCCTGCGTGTTGTTTTCGTTGTCGATCGGCTCATGGACCCAGCCCGATGCACCAATGGTGTTGTTCTGGCTCGCCACAACGCGTGTGTTGATCGAGATTTTCTTTGGCAGGGGAGCCCAGCGGCCCTTCCTCTACTGGAGCCTTGCCGGGCTGTTTCTCGGGCTGACATTCCTTTCGAAATATCATGCAGCCTTTCTCGTGGCTGGAACCGGCCTGTTCATCCTTGCCAATTCCACCCAGCGCCGCTGGCTGACCCATCGCGCACCGTGGCTGGCGCTGGTGATCGCGCTTGCCATCTTCTCGCCGGTTCTGATCTGGAACGCGCACAACGATTGGGTTTCCTTCGGCTTCCAGGGGGGCAGGGCGGTCGAGGCCAATGCCGGGCTGCGCTGGGACGGATTGATCCGCATGATATGGGGACAATTGCTCTATATGGTCCCATGGCTGGCAATTCCCGCGCTCTATGTCGGAGGCAGGGCGCTGGCCGCCGGACCACGCGGTCAGTTCCCCTCGGGTGCCGAGCCGGGTGCGGCGGCGCTCTTTGCCTATATCGGCTGGCCCATCGTCATCTTTTTCACGCTCGTCGCGCTCTGGTCGGACACTCAGTTCCATTTCCATTGGCAGGCACCGGGCTATCTCATGCTGTTCATGCTTATGGGCGCCTGGGCAGCCGACCGGGACGGCAGGGCCATACGCACCTGGCTGTTCGGCTCGGCCATAGCCACCTTCGTCATCCTTTCGCTGTTGGTCTCCCACGCCGCAACCGGATGGGCGCGGGCCGTGTTCCCGGGAGATTGGGAAGACCCGACGGCACTTCAGCTTCCATGGACCGAACTGGGCGAGGCGCTCGATGAGCGGGGCGCTTTCGGACAGGGCGAACTGTTCATCGCCGGCACCAACTGGATTGATTGCGGCTACATCGACACCCAGATATCGGGCCGCCTGCCATTGGCCTGTTTCGGCAACGACCCCCGCAATCTCGAATTCAATTTCGACAGGCAGGATCATGTCGGCTGGAACGCCTATATCGTCGCCCAGACCCCCAATGCCGATCGCGTACCCGACGCATATTCGGACGATTTTGACAGCATCGAACACCTGGGCACCGTATCCATTGCGCGCAATGATGTGACCGAACTGGGCAATATCCAGGTCTATTATGCCCAGGGGTATAACCCCCTTTGA
- a CDS encoding EAL domain-containing protein: MQNLVLIFIGVCGVAIGAAAYFALGLTPIEAGLLALVIIVGGAMIEERNARRRAFRRLEQGVEEMGRLLATDAKAGQVLSQRVNALVDLELGPRLDVIEADMSVLGTVVRQVAEAVSDLETAQAASTPVQREDRAPTAEPESRRAPTIALDIVKRALDEGHLVHHARPIFTLPQRKVHALDLVPRLDVEGRLAEPPEYMPIPTGEGTVVLRRIDRLCAEEAIRIVRRARLNGDPVRILVDISPASLGDKPALDQTLILLAANRAINADIVFALDYEEWAGLSRPQSDGLASLVQQGVLVALRNATTLRLDFAGLAEKGVRYISVGARAFLKTPTALTDFHSSDINDYIKRFGINLVVTDLEAESEILALLDDGIRLAQGPVMGETAPLRADLRDEGDDSLRRAAAR, encoded by the coding sequence GTGCAAAATCTGGTGCTGATCTTTATCGGGGTTTGCGGCGTCGCCATCGGCGCAGCGGCCTATTTTGCCCTCGGCCTCACCCCCATTGAAGCCGGGCTTCTGGCGCTCGTCATCATCGTGGGCGGTGCCATGATCGAGGAACGCAATGCCCGCCGCCGCGCCTTCAGGCGCCTCGAACAGGGCGTTGAGGAAATGGGCAGGCTCCTGGCCACCGATGCCAAGGCCGGCCAGGTCCTCAGCCAGCGCGTCAACGCCCTCGTCGATCTCGAACTCGGCCCGCGCCTCGATGTCATCGAAGCCGATATGAGCGTGCTGGGCACCGTGGTCCGCCAGGTTGCCGAGGCGGTGTCCGATCTCGAAACCGCCCAGGCCGCCTCAACCCCGGTCCAGAGGGAAGATCGCGCGCCCACGGCCGAGCCGGAAAGCCGCCGCGCGCCCACCATCGCCCTCGATATCGTCAAACGCGCGCTCGACGAGGGGCATCTGGTCCACCACGCCCGCCCCATCTTCACGCTGCCCCAGCGCAAGGTTCACGCCCTGGACCTCGTGCCCCGGCTCGATGTCGAAGGGCGTTTGGCCGAGCCGCCCGAATACATGCCCATCCCCACCGGGGAGGGCACGGTCGTTCTGCGCCGCATCGATCGCCTGTGCGCCGAGGAAGCCATCCGCATCGTCCGCCGGGCACGTCTCAACGGCGATCCCGTGCGCATCCTTGTCGATATTTCTCCGGCCAGCCTGGGCGACAAGCCCGCGCTCGATCAGACCCTGATCCTTCTTGCCGCCAACCGCGCCATAAACGCCGATATCGTCTTTGCCCTCGATTACGAGGAATGGGCCGGCCTTTCGCGCCCCCAATCGGATGGGCTGGCCAGTCTCGTGCAGCAGGGCGTGCTCGTCGCCCTGCGCAATGCGACAACGCTGCGTCTCGATTTCGCCGGCCTGGCTGAAAAAGGCGTCCGCTACATTTCCGTCGGCGCCCGCGCCTTCCTCAAGACGCCCACCGCGCTCACCGATTTCCATTCTTCCGACATCAACGATTATATAAAGCGCTTCGGCATCAATCTGGTTGTCACCGACCTTGAGGCCGAAAGCGAAATCCTCGCCTTGCTCGACGATGGAATAAGGCTCGCGCAGGGGCCGGTCATGGGCGAAACTGCGCCTCTGCGGGCCGATCTGCGCGATGAGGGCGACGACAGTCTGCGCCGGGCCGCGGCGCGCTAG
- a CDS encoding glycosyltransferase, which translates to MTDQENTSARTWVPPTLSVIVPTFNERENIAPLIEKLEAALAGITFEVIIVDDNSPDGTADLAKQIAAQKSHVRCIHRIGRRGLSSACIEGMASSAAQFVAVIDADHQHDEAILPEMLERARDGADIVVGSRYTGEGSSQDGFSASRQKGSQLATRLSGILTGKALSDPMSGFFLLRRSLFNQIVPRLSREGFKILLDIIATGNRQLGRKLVITEVPYTFRPRFAGESKMSALVVAQFLGLIVSQISRGILPTSFLLFSLVGASGVVVHLSVLTLAFEVFGFNFANSQLLATLVAMTTNYLLNNELTYADKKLRGRRFWTGLLSFYLVCSFGTLANVSVASVLFEAHIANFIIAGIAGAVMSVVFNYAVTRIFTWR; encoded by the coding sequence ATGACAGATCAGGAAAACACGTCCGCGCGGACTTGGGTGCCGCCCACCCTTTCAGTCATCGTTCCCACCTTCAACGAACGGGAAAATATCGCGCCGCTTATCGAAAAGCTCGAGGCTGCACTCGCCGGCATCACCTTTGAAGTTATCATCGTCGATGACAACAGCCCCGACGGCACCGCCGATCTCGCCAAGCAGATAGCGGCGCAAAAATCCCATGTCAGATGTATTCATCGCATCGGGCGACGCGGGCTGTCATCGGCGTGCATCGAAGGCATGGCATCGTCCGCCGCCCAGTTTGTAGCGGTAATCGATGCCGACCATCAGCATGACGAGGCCATCCTGCCCGAAATGCTGGAACGGGCCCGGGACGGTGCGGATATCGTGGTCGGCTCGCGCTATACTGGCGAGGGCAGCTCCCAGGACGGGTTCTCGGCAAGCCGCCAGAAAGGCTCCCAGTTGGCGACGCGGCTCTCAGGCATCTTGACCGGCAAGGCCCTGTCGGACCCCATGAGCGGCTTTTTCCTTTTACGCCGGTCGCTGTTCAACCAGATCGTGCCGCGCCTGTCGCGCGAAGGCTTCAAGATCCTGCTCGACATCATCGCCACCGGCAACCGGCAGCTCGGGCGCAAGCTGGTCATCACCGAAGTGCCCTACACGTTTCGCCCGCGATTTGCCGGAGAAAGCAAGATGAGCGCGCTGGTCGTGGCCCAGTTCCTGGGCCTTATCGTGTCGCAGATCTCCCGCGGTATCCTGCCCACCAGTTTTCTGCTGTTTTCCCTGGTCGGTGCCTCAGGCGTCGTGGTCCATCTTTCGGTGCTGACTTTGGCCTTCGAAGTCTTCGGGTTCAATTTCGCCAACAGCCAGTTGCTCGCGACGCTTGTCGCGATGACCACCAACTACCTGCTCAACAACGAGTTGACTTACGCCGACAAGAAGCTCCGTGGCCGCCGTTTCTGGACCGGGCTTTTGAGTTTCTATCTCGTGTGCAGCTTTGGAACCCTCGCCAACGTCTCGGTGGCCAGCGTGCTTTTTGAAGCCCATATCGCCAATTTCATAATCGCCGGCATCGCCGGCGCGGTGATGAGCGTGGTCTTCAACTATGCCGTCACCCGCATTTTTACCTGGCGGTGA